A genomic stretch from Halorhodospira halophila SL1 includes:
- a CDS encoding P-II family nitrogen regulator, with the protein MKLVTAIIKPFKLDDVREALSAIGVQGITVTEVKGFGRQKGHTELYRGAEYVVDFLPKMKLEVAIDDSLVDRACDAIRQAANSGKIGDGKIFVFDVEQAIRIRTGDTGSDAL; encoded by the coding sequence ATGAAATTGGTAACGGCAATCATCAAGCCTTTCAAGCTCGATGACGTCCGCGAGGCCCTCTCCGCTATCGGCGTCCAAGGTATCACGGTCACCGAGGTGAAGGGTTTCGGACGGCAGAAGGGACACACCGAGCTCTACCGCGGTGCCGAGTACGTGGTCGACTTCCTGCCCAAGATGAAGCTGGAGGTCGCCATTGACGACAGTCTAGTGGACCGCGCCTGTGACGCCATCCGCCAGGCCGCCAACAGCGGCAAGATCGGCGACGGCAAGATCTTCGTCTTCGACGTCGAGCAGGCCATCCGCATCCGCACCGGCGACACCGGTTCGGACGCACTGTAA